In Halomarina salina, one DNA window encodes the following:
- a CDS encoding glutamate--tRNA ligase yields MDDEIRERVEREAEVNALFNALKHDSDAQVGAIMGPLMGENPEFREHGDQIAGVVAPVVGRVNGLSNAEKRERLEELDPEAVAELDADEEEDDQILPDLPNADEYDQIRMRLAPNPNGPWHLGNARMPAVIGTYKDLYDGWMLCRFDDTDPETKRPDLDAYDAILDAIDYLGFEPDEVVRASDRMETYYDHARDLVDLGGAYTCSCEAGEFSDMKNSGEACPHREKDVETVREEFEGMVDGEYESGEMVLRVRTDIDHKNPALRDFVAFRMIDTPHPREEAADYRAWPMLDFQSGIDDHLLGITHIVRGIDLQDSAKKQRFVYDYFGWEYPEVVHWGKIQIDAYDVKMSTSTIKSLVESGDLDGWDDPRAPTLASVKRRGIQGQAVVDAIVELGTSTSDVDLAMSTVYAKNRELVDDEADRRFLVREGAEIPVEGGPDAAHPPLHPDHEDRGNRDIPVSDAVRIELEDVPDVGDRVWLKGYGPVRYTDPVDGDPAFEFTDDDIDAVREEDVPVVHWVPASESVPVTLRTMEGDVSGFAEPGFHDYDPDDVVQFERIGFARVDSVPEAPDEEHVAYFAHP; encoded by the coding sequence GCGAGCACGGCGACCAGATAGCGGGCGTCGTCGCGCCCGTCGTCGGTCGCGTCAACGGCCTCTCGAACGCGGAGAAACGCGAGCGACTGGAAGAACTCGACCCCGAGGCCGTCGCCGAGTTGGACGCCGACGAGGAGGAGGACGACCAGATACTGCCCGACCTCCCGAACGCCGACGAGTACGACCAGATTCGGATGCGTCTCGCGCCGAACCCGAACGGGCCGTGGCACCTCGGCAACGCCCGAATGCCCGCCGTCATCGGGACGTACAAGGACCTCTACGACGGCTGGATGCTGTGTCGGTTCGACGACACCGACCCCGAGACGAAGCGCCCGGACCTCGACGCCTACGACGCCATCCTCGACGCCATCGACTACCTGGGCTTCGAACCGGACGAGGTGGTCCGCGCCAGCGACCGGATGGAGACGTACTACGACCACGCCCGTGACCTCGTCGACCTCGGTGGGGCGTACACCTGCTCCTGTGAGGCTGGCGAGTTCTCAGACATGAAGAACTCCGGCGAGGCGTGCCCTCACCGCGAGAAGGACGTGGAGACGGTCCGCGAGGAGTTCGAGGGGATGGTCGACGGCGAGTACGAGAGCGGCGAGATGGTCCTCCGCGTGCGGACCGACATCGACCACAAGAACCCGGCGCTGCGGGACTTCGTCGCGTTCCGGATGATAGACACGCCCCACCCGCGCGAGGAGGCGGCCGACTACCGCGCGTGGCCGATGCTCGACTTCCAGAGCGGTATCGACGACCACCTGCTCGGTATCACGCACATCGTCCGTGGCATCGACCTGCAGGACTCCGCGAAGAAACAGCGATTCGTCTACGACTACTTCGGCTGGGAGTACCCCGAGGTGGTCCACTGGGGGAAGATACAGATCGACGCCTACGACGTGAAGATGAGCACCTCGACCATCAAGTCGCTCGTCGAGTCGGGCGACCTCGACGGCTGGGACGACCCGCGCGCCCCCACGCTCGCCAGCGTGAAGCGCCGCGGAATCCAGGGACAGGCCGTCGTCGACGCCATCGTCGAACTCGGTACCTCCACCAGCGACGTGGACCTCGCGATGTCGACGGTCTACGCGAAGAACCGCGAACTCGTCGACGACGAGGCCGACCGCCGGTTCCTCGTCCGCGAGGGGGCGGAGATACCGGTCGAGGGCGGACCCGACGCCGCCCACCCGCCGCTCCACCCCGACCACGAGGACCGTGGCAACCGGGACATCCCCGTCTCCGACGCCGTCCGAATCGAACTGGAGGACGTCCCGGACGTCGGCGACCGCGTCTGGCTGAAGGGGTACGGCCCCGTCCGCTACACCGACCCGGTCGACGGCGACCCGGCGTTCGAGTTCACCGACGACGACATCGACGCCGTCCGCGAGGAGGACGTACCGGTCGTCCACTGGGTTCCGGCCAGTGAGAGCGTCCCCGTCACGTTACGGACGATGGAGGGGGACGTCTCCGGCTTCGCCGAACCGGGGTTCCACGACTACGACCCGGACGACGTGGTCCAGTTCGAGCGCATCGGGTTCGCTCGCGTCGACTCGGTCCCGGAGGCCCCGGACGAGGAACACGTCGCGTACTTCGCACACCCTTGA
- a CDS encoding RNA-guided endonuclease InsQ/TnpB family protein — translation MKRVNTFEVVPQTENDKECLLRLLDASASLWNELTYERRQNYFGDGDVWDTSEYRGRYNGVVGSATVQQVTRKSSEAWRSFFALKENGEYANPPSYWGNEEDGHELRTYIRCNQYTIQWGKRSRLEISVGQELKDEYGLGYHERLSLEVRGNPKWNGKQGRLELEYDEVSDTFRAFQPVTVPDSRLDSPLASHEAALDVGANNLVACSTTTGNQYLYDGQELFGRFRETTDEIARLQSKLREGRYSSKRIRRLYRQRTKRRDHAQNALVRDLVQRLYDEGVATVYVGDLTDVLETHWSVRVNEKTHNFWAFKKFIHRLACVCEEYGISLEAESEAWTSQTCPVCGDHEETVRHGETLTCPCGFEGHADLTASETFLRETSDCEIRPMARPVRFEWDDHDWSGTPYPHDSPKEVRTNPQVASVGR, via the coding sequence ATGAAGCGCGTCAACACCTTCGAGGTGGTTCCACAGACCGAAAACGACAAAGAGTGCCTCCTACGGCTACTCGACGCCTCCGCTTCCCTGTGGAACGAACTCACCTACGAACGCCGTCAGAACTACTTCGGTGACGGCGACGTGTGGGACACCTCCGAGTACCGAGGACGCTACAACGGCGTCGTCGGAAGCGCGACCGTCCAACAGGTCACGCGCAAAAGCTCGGAAGCGTGGCGGTCGTTCTTCGCCCTCAAGGAGAACGGCGAGTATGCCAACCCACCGTCGTACTGGGGCAACGAGGAGGACGGACACGAACTCCGTACCTACATTCGGTGCAACCAGTACACGATTCAGTGGGGCAAGCGTAGCCGTCTCGAAATCTCTGTCGGGCAAGAACTGAAAGACGAATACGGACTCGGCTACCACGAACGACTCAGCCTCGAAGTCCGAGGCAACCCGAAGTGGAACGGCAAACAGGGTCGTCTGGAACTTGAGTACGACGAGGTTAGCGACACGTTCAGGGCTTTCCAACCAGTCACCGTCCCTGATTCTCGACTGGATTCACCACTGGCTTCTCACGAAGCCGCCCTCGACGTTGGCGCGAACAATCTCGTCGCCTGTTCCACGACCACTGGGAACCAGTACCTCTACGACGGTCAGGAGTTGTTCGGACGGTTCCGCGAGACAACTGACGAAATCGCCCGCCTACAGTCGAAACTCCGAGAGGGACGCTACTCCTCGAAACGGATTCGACGGCTGTACCGACAGCGGACAAAGCGTCGTGATCACGCACAGAACGCGCTGGTACGTGACCTCGTTCAACGACTGTACGACGAGGGCGTAGCGACGGTGTACGTGGGCGACTTGACCGACGTGCTGGAAACGCACTGGTCGGTCAGGGTCAACGAGAAGACGCACAACTTCTGGGCGTTCAAGAAGTTCATCCACCGTCTCGCGTGCGTCTGTGAGGAGTACGGTATCAGCCTCGAAGCCGAGTCGGAAGCGTGGACGAGTCAGACGTGTCCTGTGTGTGGCGACCATGAGGAGACCGTTCGCCACGGGGAGACGCTGACGTGTCCGTGTGGCTTCGAGGGGCACGCCGACCTCACGGCGTCAGAGACGTTCCTTCGAGAAACCAGCGATTGCGAAATCAGGCCGATGGCACGGCCCGTGCGATTCGAGTGGGACGACCACGATTGGTCGGGGACACCATACCCTCACGACAGTCCCAAAGAAGTGCGCACAAACCCGCAAGTTGCCTCCGTGGGTCGGTAG
- the tnpA gene encoding IS200/IS605 family transposase, translated as MVKSTRHAEYELYYHIVFVPNYRRSHLTGKTKERLEAIFAEICEDKDLELAESEVMPDHVHLFIGSPPKNAPSLIVNWVKGISARKYNQRYDDRVKWTRSYYVGTAGSSSRGAVEQYIAEQEGDDE; from the coding sequence ATGGTAAAGAGCACCCGTCACGCGGAATACGAACTCTACTACCACATAGTGTTCGTGCCGAACTATCGGCGTTCGCACCTGACGGGGAAGACGAAGGAACGTCTCGAAGCCATCTTCGCGGAAATCTGTGAGGACAAAGACCTCGAACTGGCCGAGTCCGAGGTCATGCCCGACCACGTACACCTGTTCATCGGGAGTCCGCCCAAGAACGCCCCGTCACTCATCGTCAACTGGGTCAAGGGCATCTCGGCGCGGAAGTACAACCAACGCTACGACGACCGCGTGAAGTGGACTCGTTCGTACTACGTCGGTACGGCGGGAAGCTCCTCGAGGGGCGCTGTCGAACAGTACATCGCTGAACAGGAAGGTGACGACGAATGA
- a CDS encoding DUF456 domain-containing protein, whose amino-acid sequence MVEPLGWIALGLLVLAVVGAVAPLIPGALLSFAGILLYWYSTGYASPSTYVVVVLSLVALGTAAVDYFGGALAAKAGGASTLSTLVASVVGIVLLFLTGPVGLILGVTVSVFVVEYWRNRDARQSARATLYAAIGILASTVVQVLTTLSLLVAMLFVAFA is encoded by the coding sequence ATGGTTGAACCGCTCGGCTGGATCGCTCTCGGGCTGCTGGTCCTCGCCGTCGTCGGTGCGGTCGCGCCGCTGATTCCAGGTGCGTTGCTCTCCTTCGCGGGGATCCTCCTCTACTGGTACTCGACCGGGTACGCCTCACCCTCGACGTACGTCGTGGTAGTGCTGTCGCTCGTCGCACTCGGGACGGCGGCGGTCGACTACTTCGGCGGAGCGCTCGCGGCGAAGGCGGGCGGCGCGTCGACGTTGAGCACGCTCGTCGCCTCCGTCGTCGGTATCGTCCTCCTGTTCCTGACGGGGCCGGTCGGACTCATCCTCGGCGTCACCGTCTCCGTGTTCGTCGTCGAGTACTGGCGGAACCGGGACGCGAGGCAGAGCGCGCGAGCGACGCTGTACGCCGCCATCGGTATCCTCGCCTCGACGGTGGTGCAGGTGCTCACGACGCTCTCCCTGCTGGTCGCGATGCTGTTCGTCGCGTTCGCGTAG